A window of the Streptobacillus canis genome harbors these coding sequences:
- a CDS encoding galactose/methyl galactoside ABC transporter permease MglC, producing the protein MNNEQMKKLKSLFINGGIYMVLLLLFIVIVIKEPSFLSFRNVINILTQSSVKMIIALGVAGIIVTQGTDLSAGRQIGIAGLVSATLLQTVANPNKIYKFMEQYPGIKGTIASLGKALGFADEPTFTTVFITLFLVVVIGALIGLVNGILVSKFDIVPFVATMGMMIIAYGANSLYFDYTGSTPVAGFSSAYSSLVGNIQLGGFFLPKLIIYATITVLIMWVVWNKTVFGKNLFAVGGNPEAAKVSGVNVTKTLILVYVISGIMYAVGGFLEAARIGSASNNLGNLYELDAIAACVVGGVSFSGGVGKISGVVAGVIIFTMINYGLTYIGVNPYWQFIIKGLIIIIAVGIDMLKYKKKN; encoded by the coding sequence CGAACAAATGAAAAAATTAAAATCATTATTTATTAATGGTGGAATATACATGGTATTATTACTTTTATTCATAGTAATAGTAATTAAAGAACCATCATTCTTAAGCTTTAGAAACGTTATAAACATTTTAACTCAATCTTCAGTTAAAATGATAATAGCTTTAGGGGTAGCAGGTATAATAGTTACTCAAGGGACTGACCTTTCAGCTGGTAGACAAATAGGGATAGCAGGGTTAGTATCTGCAACATTATTACAAACAGTTGCAAACCCAAATAAAATTTATAAATTTATGGAACAATATCCAGGAATTAAAGGTACTATAGCATCACTTGGAAAAGCTTTAGGATTTGCCGATGAACCTACATTTACTACAGTTTTCATCACTTTATTTTTAGTAGTAGTTATAGGGGCATTAATAGGACTTGTAAATGGTATTTTAGTTTCAAAATTTGATATAGTTCCTTTCGTTGCTACTATGGGTATGATGATTATTGCATATGGAGCTAACTCATTATACTTTGACTATACAGGATCAACACCTGTTGCTGGATTTAGTAGTGCATATTCAAGTTTAGTTGGAAATATACAACTTGGTGGATTCTTCTTACCTAAATTAATAATATATGCTACAATTACAGTTTTAATTATGTGGGTAGTATGGAATAAAACAGTATTTGGTAAAAACTTATTCGCAGTTGGAGGAAATCCAGAAGCTGCAAAAGTTTCAGGGGTTAACGTAACTAAAACATTAATTTTAGTTTATGTTATTTCAGGTATAATGTATGCAGTAGGAGGATTCTTAGAAGCAGCTCGTATAGGATCTGCATCAAATAACTTAGGTAACTTATATGAATTAGATGCGATTGCAGCCTGCGTTGTTGGAGGAGTTTCATTCTCTGGAGGGGTTGGAAAAATATCTGGAGTAGTTGCAGGGGTTATTATCTTTACAATGATTAACTATGGATTAACATATATAGGAGTAAACCCTTACTGGCAATTTATTATTAAAGGTTTAATCATAATAATTGCAGTTGGTATAGATATGTTAAAATACAAGAAGAAAAACTAA